Proteins co-encoded in one Deinococcus arcticus genomic window:
- a CDS encoding YggS family pyridoxal phosphate enzyme — protein MSLPEVLSSIRAAEARAGRVPGSARLVAVTKGQSLEAIDRCVLAHGAFPLGEGRAQELRDKAALRPGQEWHYLGPLQRNKVKYLRPVALVHSLEAVWQAEAIAQAAQGWGRAPGVLLQVHNGEAQKHGIDAGALSGTLREVQATGLSVRGLMVMAPDLDGDPAREERLLALFTDTARRAHDLGLSELSMGMSGDYPLAVHAGATLVRVGRSLFS, from the coding sequence ATGAGCCTGCCAGAGGTGCTGTCCAGCATCCGCGCCGCCGAGGCCCGGGCGGGGCGTGTGCCCGGCAGCGCCCGGCTGGTCGCCGTGACCAAGGGGCAGAGCCTGGAGGCCATTGACCGCTGCGTGCTCGCCCACGGCGCCTTTCCGCTGGGCGAGGGCCGCGCCCAGGAACTGCGCGACAAGGCCGCCCTGCGCCCCGGGCAGGAATGGCATTACCTGGGGCCGCTGCAGCGCAACAAGGTCAAGTACCTGCGCCCCGTCGCTCTGGTCCACAGCCTGGAAGCCGTGTGGCAGGCCGAGGCCATCGCCCAGGCGGCCCAGGGCTGGGGCCGGGCGCCCGGGGTGCTGCTGCAGGTGCACAATGGAGAAGCCCAGAAGCACGGCATAGACGCAGGCGCGCTGTCCGGCACGCTGCGCGAGGTGCAGGCCACCGGGCTGAGCGTGCGCGGCCTGATGGTGATGGCGCCCGATCTGGACGGCGACCCGGCGCGTGAGGAGCGGCTGCTGGCCCTCTTTACAGACACGGCGCGGCGCGCGCACGATCTGGGTCTGTCAGAGTTGAGTATGGGCATGAGCGGGGACTACCCGCTGGCCGTGCACGCCGGAGCCACCCTGGTGCGGGTGGGAAGGAGTTTGTTCTCGTGA
- a CDS encoding helix-turn-helix domain-containing protein, which yields MRLRRQCVTLSDQYQNMPKLLKVSEVADFTGTHERTVRRWIRDGRLGAVEHPSGLRVPRRSLWRFLGLDLALSA from the coding sequence CTGCGTTTAAGGAGGCAATGCGTGACCTTATCCGACCAGTACCAGAACATGCCCAAGCTCCTCAAGGTCAGCGAGGTTGCTGACTTTACCGGAACCCACGAACGCACCGTGCGCCGCTGGATCAGAGACGGGCGCCTGGGAGCCGTGGAGCACCCCAGTGGCCTGCGCGTGCCCCGCCGTTCGCTGTGGCGCTTCCTGGGCCTGGATCTGGCACTGAGCGCGTAA
- a CDS encoding DUF554 domain-containing protein codes for MSLLDQLSGTLVNVGTVLAGTALGLLVGHRLPERTQRTLLQTLSLVTLFLGLDMAASLNRVSGGAVPGVILALISLAAGAVLGEALGIEERLEGLGERLKRRFRGGGRFTEGFVAASLLFCIGPMTVVGGLQNGLTGDASTYILKSTLDGIAALALAGAYGIGVGFSALTVLLLQGGISLAAGALAGSLLGGADPESLKTNPAVLLITGTGGVTIVGISWNLMLAGLGIEDRRVRVGSLLPALLLAPLALWLSRLLA; via the coding sequence ATGAGTCTGCTTGACCAACTGTCCGGGACGCTGGTGAATGTGGGAACGGTGCTGGCGGGCACCGCCCTGGGCCTGCTGGTGGGGCACCGCCTCCCCGAGCGCACCCAGCGCACCCTGCTGCAAACCCTGAGTCTGGTCACGCTGTTTCTCGGCCTGGACATGGCCGCTTCACTCAACCGCGTCAGCGGGGGCGCGGTCCCCGGGGTCATTCTGGCGCTGATCAGCCTCGCTGCCGGGGCCGTGCTGGGCGAGGCGCTGGGCATTGAGGAGCGACTGGAAGGACTGGGCGAGCGCCTCAAACGGCGCTTTCGGGGCGGCGGGCGCTTCACTGAGGGGTTTGTGGCCGCCAGCCTGCTGTTCTGCATTGGGCCCATGACCGTGGTGGGCGGCCTGCAAAACGGCCTGACCGGCGACGCTTCCACGTACATTCTGAAAAGCACGCTGGACGGCATTGCGGCGCTGGCGCTGGCCGGAGCCTACGGCATAGGTGTGGGCTTCAGCGCCCTGACGGTGCTGCTGCTGCAGGGCGGCATCAGCCTGGCTGCAGGGGCGCTGGCGGGCAGCCTGCTGGGCGGCGCCGACCCGGAAAGCCTGAAGACGAACCCGGCCGTGCTGCTGATCACGGGCACTGGCGGCGTCACCATTGTGGGCATCAGCTGGAACCTGATGCTCGCTGGCCTGGGGATCGAGGACCGCCGCGTGCGGGTGGGCAGTCTGCTCCCGGCGCTACTGCTTGCCCCGCTGGCTCTGTGGCTGAGCCGCCTGCTGGCCTGA
- a CDS encoding BamA/OMP85 family outer membrane protein, which translates to MRHPLTLALTVVLAAPAVAQTAGTVQEVTVVGTSDLLTNFLRATLSVQAGAPLSSVNLRQVEQEVLASGYFKTAVAELRSVSGRDTLVITVAPNPTIKDVTVTGLTFLPADGFKKSVADLLNIAPGATLNNVRIEEAKEALASNYQGEGYPFAPSISSDVKTGADGTVTVNFVVDETAPITRVEVEGVTLLPASTVTNLFKPLYDARRFTPEAYYAAVQGLQQAYDEAGYLQAGVNTQTTALEGGVLKVRVIEGQVAAVDLSDLQNPQVTLQTRPGQPISLERLQADVRTLANQTGQPVGFALRPNPQNPAQVTVLFGSAGVASGPVKTIAVQGNTLVPTATLLSAVKTKVGDVYSPQLAQDDFFALRDAYRKAGYEISTRDAITFENGALTFNIREVRVAGYELQWQGQHKTVDRVILRELPEPGRAFNREELNAALGRIARLGFVRVVSEQVRSDPANPENITYVLGVAETTSGIPVNLALTYDSFAGGFGGEAGYTNNNVFGLGHNFTATVGGQQNEAGQNLVGNVAYTIPWLDLDFLDFRKTPTSLSVNLGTGVTGNQPLFTRPTDTPASTDTGWDYTTRTTSFSVSAGRNLARNLFATVGFGVGYNTYYLEPLQKDDKNTVTYKDASGADQSRTFAEGDVRGLVPTNSLISGVSAGLNYDSTDNGDFPGSGVRANLGVNYRFGNQNNVGVRWTEVQGGASTYFGFGRTLEKNLGVTNKQQVFAVRANAGTTLGLGTAPVGTGYSVGGGSVNTSRQIRGLADGELFGPNYLTASAEYRYDFGLKAGIAQGLYGVVFADAGSAWGGSANPTPNLKYGVGAGVQLNLGIGGTLLPSLRFDYGFSPQTGQGKFYFRLGNFW; encoded by the coding sequence ATGCGACACCCCCTTACCCTTGCCCTGACTGTTGTCCTCGCCGCGCCCGCCGTTGCCCAGACGGCCGGCACGGTGCAGGAAGTCACGGTGGTTGGCACCAGCGACCTGCTGACCAATTTCCTGCGCGCCACCCTCTCGGTGCAGGCCGGCGCGCCGCTGTCCAGCGTGAACCTCCGTCAGGTGGAACAGGAAGTGCTGGCCAGCGGCTACTTCAAGACCGCTGTGGCCGAACTGCGCAGCGTCTCGGGGCGCGACACCCTGGTGATTACCGTGGCGCCCAACCCCACCATCAAGGACGTGACGGTCACGGGCCTGACCTTCCTCCCTGCTGACGGCTTTAAAAAGAGCGTGGCGGACCTGCTGAACATCGCCCCCGGCGCCACGCTGAACAATGTGCGCATTGAGGAAGCCAAGGAGGCCCTGGCCAGCAACTACCAGGGCGAGGGCTACCCCTTTGCCCCCAGTATCAGCAGCGACGTGAAGACCGGAGCCGACGGCACGGTCACCGTGAACTTTGTGGTGGACGAGACTGCGCCCATTACCCGCGTGGAGGTCGAAGGCGTGACCCTGCTGCCCGCCAGCACGGTGACCAACCTCTTCAAGCCGCTGTACGACGCCCGGCGCTTTACCCCGGAAGCCTATTACGCGGCCGTGCAGGGGCTGCAGCAGGCGTACGACGAGGCCGGGTACCTGCAGGCCGGCGTGAACACCCAGACCACGGCCCTGGAGGGCGGCGTGCTGAAGGTGCGCGTGATTGAAGGGCAGGTGGCGGCCGTGGACCTGAGCGACCTGCAAAACCCCCAGGTGACGCTGCAGACCCGTCCCGGGCAGCCCATCTCGCTGGAGCGCCTGCAGGCCGACGTGCGCACCCTGGCCAACCAGACCGGCCAGCCCGTGGGCTTTGCCCTGCGCCCCAACCCCCAGAACCCGGCGCAGGTGACGGTGCTGTTCGGCTCGGCGGGCGTGGCCAGTGGCCCGGTCAAGACCATTGCGGTGCAGGGCAACACCCTGGTGCCCACCGCCACGCTGCTCTCGGCCGTGAAAACCAAGGTGGGCGACGTGTACAGCCCCCAGCTGGCGCAGGACGACTTCTTCGCGCTGCGCGACGCCTACCGCAAGGCCGGCTATGAAATCAGCACCCGCGACGCCATCACCTTTGAAAACGGCGCGCTGACCTTCAATATCCGCGAGGTGCGGGTGGCGGGCTACGAGCTGCAGTGGCAGGGCCAGCACAAGACGGTGGACCGCGTCATTCTGCGCGAACTGCCTGAGCCCGGGCGCGCCTTTAACCGCGAGGAACTGAACGCTGCGCTGGGCCGCATTGCCCGCCTGGGCTTCGTGCGCGTGGTCAGCGAGCAGGTGCGCTCTGACCCCGCCAACCCCGAGAACATCACCTACGTGCTGGGCGTGGCCGAAACCACCAGCGGTATTCCGGTGAACCTCGCGCTGACCTACGATTCGTTTGCCGGTGGCTTTGGCGGCGAGGCCGGATACACGAACAACAACGTGTTCGGCCTGGGCCACAACTTCACGGCCACCGTGGGCGGCCAGCAGAACGAGGCTGGCCAGAATCTGGTGGGCAACGTGGCCTACACCATTCCCTGGCTGGACCTGGATTTCCTGGACTTCCGCAAGACCCCCACCAGTCTGTCGGTGAACTTGGGCACCGGCGTGACGGGCAACCAGCCGCTCTTTACCAGGCCCACCGACACCCCGGCGAGCACCGACACCGGCTGGGACTACACCACCCGCACCACCAGCTTCAGCGTGAGCGCCGGGCGCAACCTCGCCAGGAACCTGTTCGCCACCGTGGGCTTTGGCGTGGGCTACAACACCTACTACCTGGAGCCGCTGCAGAAAGACGACAAGAACACGGTGACCTACAAGGACGCCAGCGGCGCCGACCAGAGCCGCACCTTTGCCGAGGGTGACGTCAGGGGCCTGGTGCCCACGAACTCCCTGATCAGCGGCGTGAGCGCGGGCCTGAACTACGATTCTACCGACAACGGCGACTTTCCCGGCAGCGGCGTGCGCGCCAACCTGGGCGTGAACTACCGCTTTGGCAACCAGAACAACGTGGGTGTGCGCTGGACCGAGGTGCAGGGCGGGGCCAGCACCTACTTCGGCTTTGGCCGCACCCTGGAAAAGAACCTGGGTGTGACCAACAAGCAGCAGGTGTTCGCCGTGCGCGCCAACGCCGGCACCACCCTGGGCCTGGGCACCGCGCCCGTGGGCACCGGCTACAGCGTGGGCGGCGGCAGCGTGAACACCTCGCGCCAGATTCGCGGCCTCGCTGACGGTGAACTGTTCGGCCCCAACTACCTGACGGCCAGCGCCGAATACCGCTATGACTTTGGCCTGAAGGCGGGCATTGCCCAGGGCCTGTACGGCGTGGTCTTTGCCGACGCCGGCAGCGCCTGGGGCGGCAGCGCCAACCCCACCCCCAACCTGAAGTACGGCGTGGGCGCGGGCGTGCAGCTGAACCTGGGCATTGGCGGCACCCTGCTGCCCAGCCTGCGCTTCGACTACGGCTTCAGCCCCCAGACGGGCCAGGGTAAGTTCTACTTCCGGTTGGGCAACTTCTGGTAA
- a CDS encoding phosphotransferase enzyme family protein, which yields MNPGAPPTPADLAPHWPLGAGAQLQALAGGSINGAYRVQAPQGSFHLRLYRDPRPERALREHCAIEVARAAGVPTPAPLPTRQGGPLAQLPQGWAALFEVAPGQPVPRHALTPAHAAALGTFLAQLHEQLPVSVPFEVPALAAPAAVALTIERLDAVRAAIEARPAPDEVDRWALARTRQRLAHLHTGPRLDTVPNLPSRFVHGDYHDGNVFFREQQPVALTDWEQTRLAPRAWEVVRTLHLSLGLSATLCRPFLAGYRTRLALPGDELQAGADLYATLQERNVWTFETVYLKGNPGPRRFIRPPPYVPFEVAWARAGLR from the coding sequence GTGAACCCCGGCGCCCCGCCCACCCCCGCCGACCTGGCCCCGCACTGGCCGCTGGGGGCAGGGGCACAGCTGCAGGCCCTAGCGGGCGGCAGCATCAATGGGGCCTACCGCGTGCAGGCGCCACAGGGCTCCTTTCATCTGCGCCTTTACCGTGACCCCCGCCCGGAGCGGGCCCTGCGCGAGCACTGCGCCATAGAGGTGGCCCGCGCCGCTGGCGTGCCCACCCCGGCACCACTGCCCACACGGCAGGGCGGTCCCCTGGCCCAGTTGCCCCAGGGCTGGGCGGCCCTGTTCGAGGTGGCCCCCGGTCAGCCTGTGCCCCGCCACGCCCTGACCCCGGCCCACGCAGCGGCGCTGGGGACTTTCCTGGCGCAACTCCATGAGCAGTTGCCCGTCAGCGTGCCCTTCGAGGTGCCGGCGCTGGCCGCGCCCGCTGCGGTGGCCCTCACGATTGAGCGGCTGGACGCCGTTCGCGCAGCCATCGAGGCGCGGCCAGCGCCGGACGAGGTGGACCGCTGGGCCCTGGCCCGCACCCGGCAGCGGCTGGCCCACCTGCACACCGGGCCCCGGCTGGACACCGTACCCAACCTGCCGAGCCGCTTTGTGCATGGTGATTATCACGACGGCAACGTGTTTTTTCGGGAACAGCAGCCCGTGGCCCTGACCGACTGGGAGCAAACCCGGCTGGCCCCCCGCGCCTGGGAGGTGGTGCGCACCCTGCACCTGAGCCTGGGGTTGAGCGCGACCCTGTGCCGCCCCTTCCTGGCCGGCTACCGCACGCGTCTGGCGCTGCCCGGGGATGAACTGCAGGCTGGGGCCGACCTGTACGCCACCCTGCAGGAGCGCAATGTGTGGACTTTCGAGACCGTGTACCTGAAAGGCAATCCGGGGCCCCGCCGGTTTATTCGTCCGCCGCCCTACGTGCCTTTTGAGGTGGCCTGGGCGAGGGCCGGGCTGCGCTGA
- the tilS gene encoding tRNA lysidine(34) synthetase TilS: MKSLLAPLRPFAGQPVVVGVSGGADSVALLRALVAVDARPVVAHLDHALRPDSAQDAAWVRELAAALELPFESVRVDVAAVARKRGWNVEDAARRLRYDLLGRVARRRGAQAILTAHTRRDQAETVLLALLRGEAVLRGIPPMRGRVVRPWLAVPRADIETFLRALSQDWREDPTNADPTYARAWLRREAMPVLSARFPALEETLARVACHQAQDDEALRAQAARLRAHTPLQGQPPAVLRRWVRAQVRAAGLDVHTGHLDALAGALGAGDTAHLTLPGAHPVTVTGGHLYLQPPTFPEPAFALPPGWTRRTRQPGDRMVLPGGTRLLSDVLTDRKIPREARDRVPLLVSERGVEWVGLQPPVWGLGAQAAAQVPPDPLHAAMGEALALARQAAQAGEVPVGAVVLGPDGAVVGRGRNASREHGDMTRHAELAALRDAARTLGTPYLTGCTLVVTLEPCPMCLGAALEARVEHMVYGASNPKAGALGGVSDLLAAHWGHSPRITGGVRAREAARLLRQTFQAVRAQQEAWDPASP, encoded by the coding sequence GTGAAGTCCCTGCTTGCCCCTCTTCGCCCCTTTGCCGGGCAGCCGGTGGTGGTGGGCGTGTCCGGCGGGGCCGACAGCGTGGCGCTGCTGCGCGCCCTGGTGGCAGTGGACGCGCGCCCGGTGGTGGCCCACCTGGACCACGCCCTGCGGCCCGATTCGGCGCAGGACGCCGCGTGGGTGCGCGAACTGGCCGCTGCGCTGGAGCTGCCCTTTGAAAGTGTGCGCGTCGACGTGGCGGCGGTGGCCCGGAAGCGCGGCTGGAACGTGGAAGATGCCGCCCGGCGCCTGCGCTACGACCTGCTGGGTCGCGTGGCCAGGCGGCGCGGTGCACAGGCCATCCTGACCGCCCACACCCGCCGCGACCAGGCCGAGACAGTCCTGCTGGCCCTGCTGCGCGGTGAAGCCGTGCTGCGCGGCATTCCCCCTATGCGGGGCCGCGTGGTCCGCCCCTGGCTGGCCGTGCCCCGGGCCGACATTGAAACCTTCCTGCGCGCCCTGAGCCAGGACTGGCGCGAGGACCCCACCAACGCCGACCCCACCTATGCCCGCGCCTGGCTGCGCCGCGAGGCCATGCCGGTCCTGAGTGCCCGCTTTCCCGCCCTGGAAGAGACGCTGGCCCGCGTGGCCTGCCATCAGGCGCAGGATGACGAGGCGCTGCGGGCCCAGGCCGCGCGCCTGAGGGCCCACACGCCCCTGCAGGGCCAGCCGCCCGCCGTGCTGCGCCGCTGGGTGCGCGCCCAGGTACGGGCCGCCGGGCTGGACGTGCATACCGGGCACCTGGACGCCCTGGCCGGGGCGCTGGGGGCCGGCGACACCGCGCACCTCACGCTGCCCGGCGCCCACCCCGTGACCGTGACGGGGGGGCACCTGTATCTGCAGCCCCCCACCTTCCCTGAACCGGCTTTTGCCCTGCCCCCAGGCTGGACACGGCGCACCCGGCAGCCGGGGGACCGGATGGTGCTGCCGGGCGGCACGCGCCTGCTCAGCGATGTGCTGACTGACCGCAAGATTCCACGCGAGGCCCGCGACCGGGTGCCGCTGCTGGTGTCTGAGCGGGGCGTGGAGTGGGTGGGGCTGCAGCCGCCGGTGTGGGGGCTGGGCGCGCAGGCGGCTGCCCAGGTGCCGCCCGACCCTCTGCACGCCGCCATGGGCGAGGCGCTGGCGCTGGCCCGGCAGGCGGCGCAGGCCGGCGAGGTGCCGGTGGGCGCGGTGGTGCTGGGCCCGGACGGCGCTGTGGTGGGCCGGGGCCGCAACGCCAGCCGCGAACACGGCGACATGACCCGCCACGCCGAACTGGCTGCGCTGCGGGACGCCGCGCGCACGCTGGGCACGCCGTATCTGACAGGCTGCACCCTGGTCGTGACCCTGGAGCCATGCCCCATGTGCCTGGGCGCGGCGCTGGAGGCCCGCGTGGAGCACATGGTCTACGGCGCGTCCAACCCCAAAGCCGGAGCCCTGGGAGGGGTCAGCGACCTGCTGGCCGCCCACTGGGGGCACAGCCCCCGCATCACCGGGGGCGTGCGCGCCCGCGAGGCCGCCCGCCTGCTGCGCCAGACCTTTCAGGCGGTGCGGGCACAGCAGGAAGCCTGGGACCCCGCTTCCCCATAA
- a CDS encoding cytochrome P450 → MSAPPAHADLPAFTLPLEDPAFLRDPYPLLAELRARWPAFYDPGMRRVVLTRHAEISAALRDRRLGRSALHRYSRDELGWPPPDPRQASFDAFNSNHLLDSEPPKHTRLRSLVGLAFTPRRVDALQGRIEAILEAQLRGLGAAGPFDLVADYAEPLPVTVIAELLGVPEGQRRGLRPWSAAIVKLYEPAPTAADQAEAERAVLEFSALLRELVAARRAQPQDDLITALVQAEQEGDRLTEQELVDTCILLLNAGHEASVNGLSAGVLALLRQREHWDTLVAAAHAPDSLPVFRKAVEELLRFDTPLPLFERIVLDPLTLAGADLKPGDRVALLYASANRDPARFEAPDDLRLTRDPNPHLTFGLGIHYCLGAPLARLELALSLRALCRALPGLRLADPHEPGQYTGGFVIRGLARLDVQAG, encoded by the coding sequence TTGAGCGCCCCGCCGGCCCACGCGGACTTGCCGGCCTTCACCCTGCCGCTGGAGGACCCGGCCTTCCTGCGTGACCCCTACCCGCTGCTGGCCGAGTTGCGCGCCCGGTGGCCCGCCTTCTACGACCCTGGCATGCGGCGCGTGGTGCTCACCCGCCACGCCGAGATCTCGGCGGCGCTGCGCGACCGGAGACTGGGCCGCAGCGCCCTGCACCGCTACTCGCGCGATGAACTGGGCTGGCCACCCCCCGATCCCCGGCAGGCCAGCTTCGACGCCTTCAACAGCAACCACCTGCTGGATTCCGAGCCGCCCAAGCACACCCGGCTGCGCTCGCTGGTGGGGCTGGCGTTCACGCCCCGGCGGGTGGACGCGCTGCAGGGCCGCATCGAGGCCATTCTGGAGGCGCAGTTGCGTGGCCTGGGCGCGGCGGGGCCCTTTGATCTGGTGGCCGACTACGCCGAGCCGCTGCCGGTGACCGTGATTGCCGAGCTGCTGGGCGTGCCGGAGGGGCAGCGCCGTGGGCTGCGGCCCTGGTCAGCCGCGATTGTCAAGCTGTACGAACCGGCTCCCACCGCCGCCGATCAGGCCGAGGCCGAACGCGCGGTGCTGGAGTTCAGCGCCCTGCTGCGCGAGCTGGTGGCCGCCCGGCGCGCGCAGCCGCAGGACGACCTGATCACGGCACTGGTGCAGGCTGAACAGGAAGGCGACCGCCTGACCGAGCAGGAACTCGTTGACACCTGCATTCTGCTGCTGAACGCCGGGCACGAGGCCAGTGTGAACGGGCTGTCGGCGGGGGTGCTGGCCCTGCTGCGCCAGCGCGAGCACTGGGACACGCTGGTGGCCGCCGCCCACGCGCCGGACAGCCTGCCCGTCTTCCGAAAGGCGGTAGAGGAACTGCTGCGCTTTGACACGCCGCTGCCCCTGTTCGAGCGCATTGTGCTCGACCCCCTCACGCTGGCCGGCGCGGACCTGAAACCTGGGGACCGGGTGGCCCTGCTGTATGCCAGCGCCAACCGCGATCCGGCCAGATTCGAGGCCCCCGACGACCTGCGTCTGACCCGCGACCCCAACCCGCACCTGACCTTTGGCCTGGGCATTCACTACTGCCTGGGCGCCCCGCTGGCCCGGCTGGAACTGGCCCTGAGCCTGCGCGCCCTGTGCCGCGCCCTGCCGGGGCTGCGTCTGGCGGACCCCCATGAGCCGGGCCAGTACACCGGCGGCTTCGTGATTCGCGGGCTGGCGCGGCTGGACGTGCAGGCCGGGTGA
- a CDS encoding DivIVA domain-containing protein codes for MKFTPLDVRHQEFPSRLGAYDRAAVRGFLNDLSDDLETLLHEQQALREQVQTLQRQLDEQRQNEDEIRRAVVAAERISHELRENAVREADLMVTQARTQRDALDAETQARREALEATHHARMAELEQSAVTRAAELERAHHDLSASRERAQAERVAGLERAFSERHAELTARLTGARQEYAQFLSAYRALVGSFAELAARHGPPEDSPLPLGTLPAAPGSAAGPAPGRPAATPPAPTEAADAQAARRAAVAAGVALLTRLSPDSPEEQRPVRVEGQQFL; via the coding sequence GTGAAATTCACCCCCCTTGACGTGCGCCACCAGGAGTTTCCCAGCCGGCTGGGCGCCTATGACCGCGCCGCCGTGCGCGGCTTCCTGAACGACCTGTCCGATGACCTGGAAACCCTGCTGCACGAACAGCAGGCCCTGCGCGAGCAGGTGCAGACCCTGCAGCGCCAGCTGGACGAGCAGCGCCAGAATGAGGACGAGATTCGCCGCGCGGTGGTGGCGGCCGAGCGCATCTCGCACGAACTGCGCGAGAACGCCGTGCGCGAGGCCGACCTGATGGTGACGCAGGCCCGCACCCAGCGCGACGCGCTGGACGCAGAGACGCAGGCGCGGCGCGAGGCCCTGGAAGCCACCCACCACGCGCGCATGGCGGAGCTGGAGCAGAGCGCAGTGACCCGCGCCGCCGAACTGGAACGCGCCCACCACGACCTCAGCGCCAGCCGCGAGCGCGCCCAGGCCGAGCGCGTGGCCGGGCTGGAGCGGGCCTTTAGCGAGCGCCACGCCGAACTGACGGCCCGCCTGACCGGCGCACGGCAGGAATACGCGCAGTTCCTGAGCGCCTACCGCGCCCTGGTGGGCTCGTTTGCCGAACTGGCGGCGCGGCATGGCCCCCCCGAGGACAGCCCGCTGCCCCTGGGCACCCTGCCAGCGGCCCCGGGCAGCGCGGCGGGCCCGGCGCCGGGCCGCCCGGCTGCCACGCCACCCGCGCCCACAGAAGCCGCCGATGCCCAGGCGGCCCGGCGCGCCGCTGTGGCGGCGGGCGTGGCCCTGCTCACCCGCCTCTCGCCCGACAGCCCCGAGGAACAGCGCCCCGTGCGGGTGGAAGGGCAGCAGTTCCTTTGA
- a CDS encoding DUF4384 domain-containing protein, whose translation MNLKRMTTISTLLGLSLAAASPAKITAQSIIVNPVETKLNVDVWVNKDPGGQGNPVYRKGERLSVGLKTNQDAYVYLFNVNANGTVDLFFPNNYEESNFVKAGVTRVFPPQGAKYTFTVGGPNGQDRLLALASKRELDLNDIARFAQGQGFAEVRVKGQENLARALSIVVNPLPAESWTTDVVTFRVGGTPVTPAPAQGGASGTVTINPGQGQPAQPQPQPSQPQPTPTTSIDPGEKRDGSRDQAMVDAYARLKGDESLGAATTYAVPWGDGWWQKFRGVGAYGDAVLLHANGSSRAYAVHGMLLERYLALARAENDAARPPSRLGWAAGDEKVIPRNTYGTSGLYGFFQNGALYGTEKYGTFWLTGDVLKTYQGLGGSGSFLGFPTRDQYQIGGAWAADFEGGTIRTVNGVPKVYRK comes from the coding sequence ATGAACCTGAAACGCATGACCACCATCAGCACACTGCTGGGCCTGAGCCTCGCTGCCGCCAGCCCCGCCAAGATCACGGCGCAGAGCATCATCGTCAACCCGGTGGAAACCAAGTTGAATGTAGACGTCTGGGTGAACAAGGACCCGGGCGGCCAGGGCAATCCCGTGTACCGCAAGGGCGAACGCCTGAGTGTGGGCCTGAAAACGAACCAGGACGCCTATGTGTACCTGTTCAACGTGAATGCCAACGGGACCGTGGATCTGTTCTTTCCCAACAATTACGAGGAAAGCAATTTCGTAAAGGCGGGGGTCACGCGTGTGTTTCCGCCCCAGGGCGCCAAATACACCTTCACGGTGGGCGGCCCCAACGGCCAGGACCGGCTGCTGGCGCTGGCCAGCAAGCGCGAACTGGACCTGAATGACATTGCCCGCTTTGCCCAGGGCCAGGGCTTTGCCGAAGTGCGCGTGAAGGGGCAGGAGAATCTGGCCCGCGCCCTGAGCATTGTGGTGAACCCGCTTCCGGCCGAGAGCTGGACCACCGACGTGGTGACGTTCCGGGTGGGCGGCACGCCCGTGACCCCTGCCCCGGCGCAGGGCGGCGCCAGCGGTACCGTGACCATCAACCCTGGCCAGGGCCAGCCGGCGCAGCCTCAACCCCAGCCCAGCCAGCCGCAGCCCACCCCCACCACCAGCATTGACCCGGGTGAAAAACGCGATGGCAGCCGCGATCAGGCCATGGTGGACGCCTACGCCCGCCTGAAGGGTGACGAGAGCCTGGGCGCCGCCACCACCTACGCGGTCCCCTGGGGCGACGGCTGGTGGCAGAAGTTCCGGGGTGTGGGTGCCTACGGCGACGCCGTGCTGCTTCACGCCAATGGTTCCAGCCGGGCCTACGCGGTTCACGGCATGTTGCTGGAGCGGTATCTGGCCCTGGCCCGGGCCGAGAATGACGCGGCGCGGCCCCCCAGCCGCCTGGGCTGGGCGGCTGGCGACGAGAAGGTGATTCCGCGCAACACCTACGGCACCAGCGGCCTGTACGGCTTTTTCCAGAATGGCGCGCTGTACGGCACCGAGAAATACGGCACCTTCTGGCTGACCGGCGACGTGCTGAAAACCTACCAGGGTCTGGGCGGCAGCGGCTCTTTCCTGGGCTTTCCCACCCGCGACCAGTACCAGATTGGTGGGGCCTGGGCAGCCGATTTTGAAGGCGGCACCATCCGTACCGTGAACGGCGTACCAAAGGTGTACCGCAAGTAA